A window of the Pseudomonas fluorescens genome harbors these coding sequences:
- a CDS encoding DUF2796 domain-containing protein encodes MRRLLLALPFALLPLAIAHAADEHDHDHEHGSLGAHEHGVGRLNAALDGQTLELELESPAMNLVGFEHVATSDADKAKAAAARAQLEKPLALFSLPAAADCKVTSQELESPLFGDKPDADDHDEEEAGKDGHEHHHDHSEIHAHYQFSCAAPGALKTLDLANLFNTFPATQKIQVQLISPSGQQGTEVTAKAAALKF; translated from the coding sequence ATGCGTCGTCTGCTGCTCGCTTTGCCGTTTGCCCTGTTGCCGCTGGCCATCGCCCATGCTGCCGATGAGCATGATCACGACCATGAGCACGGCAGCCTCGGTGCCCACGAACACGGCGTCGGTCGCCTGAACGCCGCACTCGATGGCCAGACTCTGGAGCTGGAGCTGGAAAGCCCGGCGATGAACCTCGTGGGTTTCGAACACGTCGCCACCAGCGATGCCGACAAGGCCAAGGCCGCAGCCGCGCGTGCACAGCTCGAAAAACCGCTGGCGCTGTTCAGCCTGCCGGCCGCCGCCGATTGCAAGGTCACCAGCCAGGAACTGGAAAGCCCGCTGTTCGGCGACAAACCGGATGCCGACGACCACGACGAAGAAGAAGCTGGCAAGGACGGTCACGAGCATCATCACGACCACAGCGAAATCCACGCCCACTACCAGTTCAGCTGTGCGGCGCCGGGTGCGTTGAAAACCCTGGATCTGGCGAACCTGTTCAATACCTTTCCGGCCACCCAGAAAATTCAGGTACAACTGATCAGCCCGAGCGGCCAGCAAGGCACGGAAGTGACGGCCAAGGCCGCCGCCCTGAAGTTCTGA
- a CDS encoding ABC transporter permease, whose protein sequence is MYLFRLAMASLANRRFTALLTAFAIALSVCLLLAVERVRTEAKASFASTISGTDLIVGARSGSVNLLLYSVFRIGNATNNIRWDSFEHFASNPKVKWAIPMSLGDSHRGYRVMGTTEAYFEHYQYGRQQHLELADGRAFATDPFEVVLGAEVAEALHYKLGDKLVLAHGVAAISLVKHDDKPFTVVGILKRTGTPVDRTLHISLGGMEAIHIDWHNGVPARGNGRISADQARNMDLTPQAITAFMLGLNSKISTFALQREINEFRGEPMLAILPGVALQELWSLMSTAEKALFVVSLFVVLTGLIGMLTAILTSLNERRREMAILRSVGARPWHIASLLVLEAFALALTGVIAGLALLYIGIAAAQGYVQANYGLYLPLAWPSEYEWTLLGGILAAALLMGSVPAWRAYRQSLADGLSIRL, encoded by the coding sequence ATGTATCTGTTCCGTCTGGCCATGGCCAGCCTCGCCAACCGGCGTTTCACCGCCCTGCTCACTGCTTTCGCCATCGCCCTCTCCGTCTGCCTGCTGCTGGCGGTTGAGCGGGTGCGCACCGAAGCCAAGGCCAGTTTCGCCAGCACCATCAGCGGCACCGACCTGATCGTCGGCGCCCGCTCGGGTTCGGTGAACCTGCTGCTGTATTCGGTATTCCGCATCGGCAACGCCACCAACAACATCCGCTGGGACAGCTTCGAACACTTCGCCAGCAACCCGAAGGTGAAGTGGGCGATTCCGATGTCCCTCGGTGATTCCCATCGCGGCTACCGCGTGATGGGCACCACCGAAGCCTACTTCGAGCATTACCAGTACGGTCGCCAGCAGCATCTGGAACTGGCGGACGGCCGCGCCTTCGCTACCGATCCGTTCGAAGTGGTGCTCGGTGCCGAAGTGGCCGAAGCGCTGCATTACAAGCTCGGCGACAAACTGGTGCTGGCCCACGGCGTGGCGGCGATCAGTCTGGTCAAGCACGACGACAAACCGTTCACCGTGGTCGGGATTCTCAAGCGCACCGGCACCCCGGTGGATCGCACGTTGCACATCAGCCTCGGCGGTATGGAGGCGATCCACATCGACTGGCACAACGGTGTGCCGGCCCGTGGCAACGGCCGGATCAGCGCCGATCAGGCGCGCAACATGGACCTGACGCCGCAAGCGATCACCGCGTTCATGCTCGGCCTCAACAGCAAGATTTCGACCTTTGCCCTGCAACGGGAGATCAACGAATTCCGTGGCGAGCCAATGCTGGCGATCCTGCCGGGCGTGGCCTTGCAGGAACTGTGGAGCCTGATGAGCACCGCTGAAAAAGCGCTGTTCGTGGTCTCTCTGTTCGTCGTGCTGACCGGATTGATCGGCATGCTCACGGCGATCCTCACCAGCCTCAACGAACGCCGCCGCGAAATGGCAATCCTGCGTTCGGTGGGCGCGCGGCCGTGGCATATCGCGAGCCTGCTGGTGCTGGAAGCCTTTGCCTTGGCGCTGACCGGGGTGATCGCCGGGCTGGCGTTGCTGTACATCGGCATCGCCGCTGCTCAGGGTTATGTGCAGGCCAATTACGGGCTGTATCTGCCGCTGGCCTGGCCAAGCGAGTATGAATGGACGCTGCTCGGTGGCATTCTGGCTGCCGCGCTGCTGATGGGCAGCGTGCCGGCCTGGCGCGCGTATCGCCAATCCTTGGCCGATGGCCTGTCGATCCGTTTATGA
- a CDS encoding OmpW/AlkL family protein codes for MNKSLLSASLFALALAAPLAHAHEAGDIIVRAGAITVNPKADSSSVKVDQGPLSGTNLGGKATMSSDTQLGLNFAYMLTNNIGIELLAASPFEHDVKLKGTALPAANGKLGTLKHLPPTLSVVYYPLDAKSAFQPYIGGGINYTWIYDEHVGSEAQSNGFSNFKAKNSWGLAWQVGADYMLTDNIMLNAQVRYIDIDTRATVENNAVAPGTRAKVNVDVDPFVYMVGLGYKF; via the coding sequence ATGAACAAGTCCTTGCTCAGCGCCTCGCTGTTTGCCCTCGCGCTCGCAGCCCCGCTCGCCCACGCCCACGAAGCCGGCGACATCATCGTTCGTGCCGGTGCGATCACCGTCAACCCGAAGGCCGACAGTTCCAGCGTCAAGGTCGATCAGGGTCCGCTGAGCGGCACCAACCTGGGCGGCAAGGCGACCATGAGCAGCGACACCCAACTGGGTCTGAACTTCGCCTACATGCTGACCAACAACATCGGTATCGAGCTGTTGGCCGCATCCCCGTTCGAACATGACGTGAAGCTCAAGGGCACTGCCCTGCCAGCCGCCAACGGCAAGCTCGGCACCCTGAAACACCTGCCGCCGACCCTGAGCGTCGTCTACTACCCGCTGGACGCCAAATCGGCCTTCCAGCCGTACATCGGCGGCGGCATCAACTACACCTGGATCTACGACGAGCACGTCGGCAGCGAAGCCCAGTCCAACGGCTTCAGCAACTTCAAGGCGAAAAACTCCTGGGGCCTGGCCTGGCAGGTCGGCGCCGACTACATGCTGACCGACAACATCATGCTCAACGCCCAGGTGCGCTACATCGACATCGATACCCGCGCCACCGTCGAGAACAACGCCGTGGCTCCGGGCACTCGCGCAAAAGTGAATGTCGACGTCGATCCATTTGTGTACATGGTCGGTCTGGGCTACAAGTTCTAA
- a CDS encoding class I SAM-dependent methyltransferase, with the protein MNAPSDLQQSLGELLGDARLKACALPDTDLQLWLIDGDNMAREFSQEETQRILHEPPYWSFCWASGLAVARYLAEFPEWVRGKRVLDFGAGSGIAGIAAVKAGALEVVACDLDPLAIAACRANAELNDVQMSYSTDFFAEADRFDLILVADVLYDRENLPLLDAFLSRGREALVADSRVRDFRHPLYRRIEMLEAMTLPDLAEPEEFRHVSLYHAARA; encoded by the coding sequence ATGAATGCACCGTCAGACCTGCAACAGTCGCTGGGCGAATTGCTCGGCGACGCGCGACTGAAAGCCTGTGCGTTGCCGGACACCGATTTGCAGCTGTGGCTGATCGACGGCGACAACATGGCCCGCGAATTCAGCCAGGAAGAAACCCAACGAATCCTGCATGAACCGCCTTACTGGAGTTTCTGCTGGGCCAGCGGTCTGGCGGTGGCGCGGTATCTGGCGGAGTTTCCCGAGTGGGTTCGCGGCAAACGGGTGCTGGATTTCGGCGCCGGTTCCGGGATCGCCGGGATCGCGGCGGTGAAGGCCGGCGCGCTGGAGGTGGTGGCCTGCGACCTCGACCCGCTGGCGATTGCCGCCTGTCGGGCGAATGCCGAACTCAATGATGTCCAGATGAGTTATTCCACGGACTTCTTCGCCGAGGCGGATCGCTTCGATCTGATCCTGGTGGCCGACGTTCTCTACGACCGGGAAAACCTGCCGCTGCTCGACGCCTTCCTGAGCCGTGGCCGCGAAGCGCTGGTGGCGGATTCGCGGGTTCGGGACTTTCGTCATCCGTTGTACCGGCGCATCGAAATGCTCGAAGCCATGACCCTGCCGGATCTGGCCGAGCCCGAAGAGTTTCGCCATGTCAGCCTCTACCATGCGGCCCGCGCCTGA
- a CDS encoding ABC transporter ATP-binding protein yields MTQALIELSDLGFNWPGHPPLLDIPAFRLEAGEALFLKGPSGSGKTTLLGLLGGVQKPGRGSIRLLGQELTELGAGARDRFRVDHTGYIFQQFNLLPFLSVRENVELPCHFSKLRAERAKQRHGSVDQAAATLLAHLGLKDESILSRRADSLSIGQQQRVAAARALIGQPELVIADEPTSALDYDARENFIRLLFAECREAGSSLLFVSHDQSLAPLFDRHLSLAELNRAATSAEV; encoded by the coding sequence ATGACCCAAGCACTCATCGAACTGTCCGACCTGGGCTTCAACTGGCCCGGTCACCCGCCGCTGCTGGACATCCCGGCGTTTCGTCTGGAAGCCGGCGAAGCCCTGTTCCTCAAGGGCCCCAGCGGCAGCGGCAAGACCACCCTGCTCGGCCTGCTCGGCGGGGTGCAGAAACCCGGTCGCGGCAGCATCCGCCTGCTCGGCCAGGAGCTGACCGAACTGGGTGCCGGCGCCCGTGATCGCTTTCGCGTCGATCACACCGGCTACATTTTCCAGCAGTTCAACCTGCTGCCGTTTCTCTCCGTTCGCGAGAACGTCGAGCTGCCGTGCCACTTCTCGAAGCTGCGTGCCGAGCGTGCGAAGCAGCGTCACGGCAGCGTCGATCAGGCTGCCGCCACCCTGCTCGCCCACTTGGGGTTGAAGGACGAAAGCATCCTGAGTCGCCGCGCCGATTCGCTGTCGATCGGTCAGCAACAGCGGGTCGCCGCTGCTCGCGCATTGATCGGCCAGCCGGAACTGGTGATCGCCGACGAACCGACCTCGGCACTGGATTACGACGCCCGGGAAAACTTCATTCGCCTGCTGTTCGCCGAATGCCGTGAGGCCGGCTCGAGCCTGTTGTTCGTCAGCCACGACCAGAGCCTGGCGCCGCTGTTTGACCGTCACCTGTCCCTGGCCGAACTCAATCGCGCCGCCACGTCTGCCGAGGTCTGA
- the trxA gene encoding thioredoxin, with product MSQQTPYIFDATTADFDQSVIEASFQKPVLVDFWAEWCAPCKALMPMLQGIAESYQGELLLAKVNCDIEQDIVARFGIRSLPTVVLFKDGQPVDGFAGAQPESAVRALLEPHVQMPAPSAADPFEQAQALFDEGRYADAEATLVTLLGEDNTNAKALILYARCLTERGELGEAQTVLDAVKSDEHKAALAGAKAQIQFLGLARDLPDAADLKTRLAQNPQDDEAVYQLAIQQLARQQYEAALDALLKLFIRNRSYGEGLPHKTLLQVFELLGNDHPLVTAYRRKVFAALY from the coding sequence ATGAGTCAGCAAACGCCGTACATCTTCGACGCCACGACGGCCGACTTCGACCAGTCGGTGATCGAGGCTTCCTTTCAAAAACCGGTGCTGGTGGATTTCTGGGCCGAATGGTGTGCGCCGTGCAAGGCGCTGATGCCGATGCTGCAAGGCATCGCCGAGAGCTATCAGGGCGAGTTGCTGCTGGCCAAGGTCAATTGCGATATCGAGCAGGACATCGTCGCCCGTTTCGGCATCCGTAGCCTGCCGACCGTGGTGCTGTTCAAGGACGGCCAACCGGTGGACGGCTTTGCCGGTGCGCAACCGGAATCCGCCGTGCGCGCCCTGCTCGAACCGCATGTGCAGATGCCGGCGCCGTCCGCCGCCGATCCGTTCGAACAGGCTCAGGCACTGTTTGATGAAGGCCGTTACGCCGACGCGGAAGCGACGCTGGTTACGCTGCTGGGCGAGGACAACACCAACGCCAAGGCGCTGATTCTCTACGCTCGCTGCCTGACCGAACGCGGTGAACTGGGCGAAGCGCAGACCGTGCTCGACGCGGTCAAGAGCGACGAGCACAAGGCCGCACTGGCCGGTGCCAAGGCGCAGATCCAGTTCCTCGGCCTGGCTCGTGACCTGCCGGACGCCGCCGACCTGAAAACCCGTCTGGCGCAGAACCCGCAGGACGACGAAGCGGTGTATCAACTGGCGATCCAGCAACTGGCCCGTCAGCAATACGAAGCGGCGCTGGACGCACTGCTCAAGCTGTTCATCCGCAACCGCAGCTACGGCGAAGGCCTGCCACACAAGACCTTGCTGCAAGTGTTCGAACTGCTGGGCAACGATCACCCGCTGGTGACCGCTTACCGGCGCAAGGTGTTTGCGGCGCTGTACTAA
- a CDS encoding NAD(P)-dependent oxidoreductase → MRMRLMLLGGGNALGQALIRLGAEEDIGFLAPRPPEDGWDAASLTQLLDDTRPDALINLAYYFDWFQAEAVSESRLAGQERAIERLAELCQHHNIVLVQPSSYRVFDGSRATAYSEKDEPVPLGLRGQALWRIEQSVRATCPQHVLLRFGWLLDDSPEGTLGRFLARAEQPEELLLADDRRGNPTPVDDAARVIISVLKQLDCAAPLWGTYHYAGHEATTPLALGQAILTEARSLHPLAIEAPTAQAHAARPDAAEEPQHAVLACKKILHTFGIKPRAWRAALPGLLDRFYRHG, encoded by the coding sequence ATGCGAATGCGCCTTATGTTACTGGGCGGCGGAAATGCCCTTGGGCAGGCGCTGATTCGCCTCGGTGCAGAGGAAGACATCGGTTTCCTCGCCCCCCGCCCGCCCGAAGACGGCTGGGATGCCGCGAGCCTGACCCAATTGCTCGACGACACCCGTCCCGATGCATTGATCAACCTTGCCTACTATTTCGACTGGTTCCAGGCCGAGGCCGTCAGCGAAAGCCGTCTGGCCGGGCAGGAACGCGCTATCGAGCGTCTGGCCGAACTGTGCCAGCACCACAACATCGTGCTGGTGCAGCCGTCCAGTTATCGGGTGTTCGACGGTTCCCGCGCCACCGCCTACAGCGAAAAGGACGAGCCAGTGCCGTTGGGCCTGCGCGGTCAGGCCCTGTGGCGGATCGAGCAGAGCGTACGCGCCACCTGCCCGCAACACGTGCTGCTGCGCTTTGGCTGGTTGCTCGACGACAGCCCGGAAGGCACCCTCGGGCGCTTCCTGGCCCGGGCCGAACAGCCGGAAGAATTGCTGCTGGCCGATGACCGCCGTGGCAATCCGACCCCGGTCGACGATGCGGCCCGGGTGATCATCTCGGTGCTCAAGCAACTCGATTGCGCCGCGCCGCTGTGGGGCACTTACCACTACGCCGGCCACGAGGCGACCACGCCGCTGGCGCTGGGTCAGGCGATTCTCACCGAGGCGCGCAGCCTGCACCCGCTGGCCATCGAAGCCCCGACCGCCCAGGCCCACGCCGCGCGGCCGGATGCCGCCGAAGAGCCGCAACACGCGGTGCTCGCCTGCAAGAAAATTCTGCACACTTTCGGGATCAAGCCGCGCGCCTGGCGTGCTGCGCTCCCGGGCTTACTGGATAGGTTTTATCGTCATGGCTGA
- a CDS encoding DUF3299 domain-containing protein gives MPRAVLALLLLVALPVWAAAPKDLTWSEMIPPDAAPEVPNMTPLHDLSKMSDALSAESAPAAKQDMPNAPVVQSLDGQNIRLPGYIVPLEVSEEGRTTDFLLVPYFGACIHVPPPPSNQIVHVKSELGVKLDELYQPYWVEGPLQVKQSTSELADAGYQMEADKIYVYELPE, from the coding sequence ATGCCCCGCGCCGTGCTTGCGCTGCTGTTGCTGGTCGCCCTGCCCGTCTGGGCAGCGGCACCGAAAGACCTGACCTGGTCGGAGATGATCCCGCCGGACGCGGCGCCGGAAGTGCCGAACATGACGCCGCTGCATGACCTGTCGAAGATGAGCGATGCGCTGTCCGCCGAGTCCGCGCCGGCAGCCAAGCAGGACATGCCCAACGCACCGGTAGTGCAAAGCCTCGACGGCCAGAACATCCGCCTGCCGGGCTACATCGTGCCGCTGGAAGTCAGCGAAGAAGGTCGCACCACGGACTTCCTGCTGGTGCCGTATTTCGGCGCCTGCATCCACGTGCCGCCACCGCCGTCGAACCAGATCGTGCACGTGAAAAGCGAACTCGGCGTGAAGCTCGACGAGCTGTATCAACCGTACTGGGTGGAAGGGCCGTTGCAGGTCAAGCAGTCCACCAGCGAACTGGCCGACGCCGGGTATCAGATGGAAGCGGACAAGATTTACGTCTACGAACTGCCGGAGTAA
- a CDS encoding NAD-dependent epimerase/dehydratase family protein, translated as MAEGPVLITGGAGFIGSHLTDALLAKGHSVRILDDLSTGKRSNLPLDNPRVELIVGDVADAALVAQAMQGCSAVAHLAAVASVQASVDDPVKTHQSNFIGTLNVCEAMREAGVKRVLYASSAAVYGNNGEGESISEDTPKAPLTPYASDKLAGEQYFDFYRRQHGLEPAIFRFFNIFGPRQDPSSPYSGVISIFSERAQKGLPITVFGDGEQTRDFMYVEDLVDVLVQAIEKPQVDVGAVNVGWNQATNLKQMLAALEAVVGELPPVSYGPARSGDIRHSRANNRRLLERFKCPTPTPMNVGLARLLGR; from the coding sequence ATGGCTGAAGGCCCTGTTCTCATCACCGGCGGCGCCGGTTTCATCGGCTCGCACCTGACTGACGCGCTGCTTGCCAAGGGCCATTCGGTGCGGATCCTCGATGATCTGTCGACCGGCAAGCGCAGCAATCTGCCGCTGGATAATCCCAGGGTCGAGTTGATCGTCGGCGATGTGGCCGACGCCGCATTGGTCGCGCAAGCGATGCAGGGTTGCAGCGCTGTCGCGCATCTGGCCGCCGTGGCTTCGGTGCAGGCGTCGGTGGATGATCCGGTGAAAACCCACCAGAGCAATTTCATCGGCACGCTGAACGTCTGCGAAGCCATGCGCGAGGCGGGCGTCAAGCGTGTGCTGTACGCCTCCAGCGCGGCGGTCTACGGCAACAATGGCGAAGGCGAGTCGATCAGTGAAGACACGCCCAAGGCGCCGTTGACGCCTTACGCGTCGGACAAACTGGCCGGCGAACAGTACTTCGATTTCTACCGCCGCCAGCACGGTCTGGAACCGGCGATCTTCCGTTTCTTCAACATCTTCGGCCCGCGTCAGGATCCGTCCTCGCCGTACTCCGGGGTGATCAGCATCTTCAGCGAACGCGCGCAGAAAGGCCTGCCGATCACCGTGTTCGGCGATGGCGAGCAGACCCGGGATTTCATGTACGTCGAAGACCTGGTCGACGTGCTGGTGCAGGCGATCGAAAAGCCGCAAGTGGATGTCGGTGCGGTGAACGTCGGCTGGAATCAGGCGACCAATCTCAAGCAGATGCTGGCCGCGCTCGAAGCGGTGGTCGGCGAGTTGCCGCCCGTCAGCTACGGCCCGGCGCGCTCCGGTGACATCCGTCATTCGCGGGCGAACAACCGCCGGTTGCTTGAGCGATTCAAGTGCCCGACGCCAACCCCGATGAACGTCGGCCTGGCCCGTTTGCTGGGGCGCTGA